The DNA sequence CGCTCGCGCTTGGTAAGGATGAGAGACGGGTTGTCGCTGTTGCCGAGGCTGCCGCCGAGCCGCGTGCTGAGGCGCGTGCGCGCGCCGGTGCGTGAGAGTTCAGCGGCCAGCAATGCGCCGGTGTAGCGGCGGTCGAAAACCTCCCAGCCGAACCCGACCTTTCCCGGGTGCCGCGACGGCAGGTAGTCGGTGACGAATCCTTCGAGGGTGATGGCTGGGCGGAATCCGCGCCACGTGTAGCCCAGGCGCGCGCCGTTCCACGCGCCATCCAAGCCGCCGCCGGCGTAGAGCACGCCGGTGCCACGACCGACGGGATCGCCGAAGGTCGCGCCCGCGGCGAAGACGCTGCCGTCCTGACCATCGGTGCCGACCATGAGGAACGTCACGCCGAAGGGCCCGGCGCCGTAGCGGCGCGGCTCATTGAGCGGCGTGACCTCGAACTGCTGCGCGCGGCGCGTATCGACGCGCTTCACGGCGGGGAACTGCGCCTCATCGAGCGGCGGGGCAACGGCCACGCTGCTGCCCGCGTCGTTCACGCGCAGGTCCCAGCCGCGTCCGTGCAGGTCCAGCCACCAGATGCGGCCGTCGGGACCGACTTCCGGCGAGGCGGCGGCGCCGAGCGTACGCACCGCGACGGTGATCGTGCCGCCGCTGAGCGGGATGCGTTCGATCTCGATGGCGCCGCTGGCTTCGCTGGCCACGAGCAGCGTCGAGTCGTTCTCCCACGTGGGGCTGAACCGCGACGCCGCATCGGCGGGGCCGAGCACGCGCTCCTCGCCGGTGGCGAGGTCGATCACCACGGGCACCCAACGACCGTTCTGCTGCCGCGCAGACGCGACGCGGCGGCCATCCGGCGAGACGCGCGCACCCGCGTAGCTGGCGTCGAGGCCGCCTTGCTTGAGTACGCGCCGTGCGCCGCTGGCGAGCTCGACGATGAGCAACGAGCAGACGCCCGCGCCGCACTGCTGCGCGACGGCACGCTGTCCGTCGGGCGTGGGGTCGGCGAGCTGGATGCCTGCGCCCTTCGTGATGCGCCGTACGCGGCCGGACTTCACCTGCCACTCGAACAAGTCGCTGCGCGCGCGGCCGTCGCCCAGCGGCACGCTGCGGGTGACGAGGATGCGCTCGCCGTCGGGCATCCAGCGCGGTGCGTCGTACGGGCTGCCGTTGACGGGGCGGAGGATCGCGCTGCGCTTGAGTGCACGCGGATACGGTTGAGCGAAGACGATGTCTTCCGGGTCCTTCGCCAACCGCTTGGCGAGTGCCGTGGAATCGCGACGCTGCGCCGCGGTGTCGGGCTTGAGCGAGAGCACGACGATGCCGCCGGGATCCGTGTTCGTCGCGCGGCGCACGGCGATGCGTTCCCCGTCGGGCGCGACGTCGGGCGAGCCCACCGCCCACGACCATTTCTGTACCAGAGAGCCCTGCGCCAAGCCGTTGCGACGGATCTGGTCGCGCACGGCGGCGGCCTGTTCGGTGACTTGTGCGCTGAATCGACCATACAGCACGTCGGGCGCGTCACCGAAGGTGGCATTGAAGGCGGCGGGGAAGTTACGCCCGGCGCGCGCCGTGGTGCCGCGCCACAGCCGCGGGAGTACGGTGTCGCCGTACTGCACCTGCAGCCATTCGAGATAGGCCGACCCGATCAAGTAGCGCATGGCGCCGCCGTTGAAGCGGCCGGTGGCATCGAGCTGCCCGTAGGCGGGCAGGTAGCCTTCCAGCGCCAGCGTACGGATGATCGCCGGGCGCAGCGCAGAGTTCGGGCGCCCGCTGCCGGTGAGTTCGCCCTCGATCACCGTCGCGTAGCCTTCGGTAACCCATGCGGGCACGCGGGTGATGGGGCCGAGCGGCACGATGCTGAAGATGCCCAGCGGCAACGAGAGTGGCTTGCGCGACGGGCGCAGCAGGTGCGCGAGGTGCGCGTATTCGTGGACCGCGAGGATCTCGCCCCAGCCGCGCGAGTTGCCGATGTTGCTGGTGGGCGAGGGCGGCGTGGCCCAGAAGCGCATGGCCGGCGTGGTCAGCGATGGCCACGCGGAACCGTTGGGTTGGTTGAACGGATCCTCGACGACGAGGTCGATCTTGTGCGGATACGCGTAGCCCACGCGGTCGGCGACCGCCGTGCGCACGCTCTCCATGCGCTCGGCGACTTGGCGCGCCCAGGCTTCGAGCTCGGGCTCGTAATGGATGCGGAAGTGCGGGGTCTCGAAGGTCCGGTACTTGAGCGACGGGACTTCGACTTGGGCGGCGAGCGGTACGTTGGAGGCGCAGGCGAGGATGAGCGCGGCGAGCGCACGAAGAGCCGTGTGACGCATGGACGGATGCCGGTGAGCGGTCAGTCGAGGGCGGCGGCGAACTCCCGCACGATGTCGCCGGCGGGCTTCACCTCGTGGATGCCGGCCACCGAACGACCGGCTTGCCAGTAATCGCTGCTCACGTCGGAGGAGTGCAGCGATTTCTTGAGGCGACGTACGGAGTTGAGCGCGTAGAAGGTTCGCATCCAATGCTTGGTCTTGCGACCCTTGAGCATCCAACGCGCGAACCACCCCGCCGAGGTCCCGAGCCGATCTATGAACGGATTCCTAATGACAGCCACCGGGACGCCGGTGAGACGCTCCGTCATCACGATGTCATCGGCCTCCGCGTCGATGATCGCCTGCTTGTAGGCATCGCTGGCCTTGCACTCCGGCGTGGCGATGAAGCGCGTGCCGAGTTGCACCGCCGCGTAGCCGATGCGCAGCTGTCGCGTGAACTCCTGCGCGTCGCCGACGCCGCCGGCGGAGACGATGGGCAGCCCAAAGGGCGCCAGTTCATCGAACAGTGCTTCGGGCGAGAGCCGGCCCGCGTGCCCACCGGCGAGCTTGTTCACCGCCACGAGCCCGTCGACGCCGCCGTCCACGCCCTTCTGCGCCCATTTGCGCTCGGTAACGTCGTGGTAGACCACGCCGCCCGCCGCATGCACGCGCTCGCAGACCCACTTCGGGTTGCCGAGTGAGGTCAGAAAGAAGCGCACGCCCTCCTCGAGCGCGATGTCGATCCACTGCGACATACGCTCGCGGTAGAGCTTGTTGTTGCCCTCGATGAGCGCGTTGAAGCCGATAGGCTTGCTGGTCAGCGAGCGGATGTGCCGCAGCCCGGCGCGAAACTCGTAGCCGTGCACGTAGGTGAGCGAGATCGGCTGGACGATGCCGAGTCCGCCCGCTTCGCTGACGGCCGCGACGAGTTCGGGATTGGAGCAGGGGTACATGGGGCCGCAGACCAGCGGCACCTGCACGCCGGCGTGGCGCGTGAACGGCGTCTCCATCATCGCGCCGGCCCGAGGCGCCACAGCACCTTGCCCGTGGCGACCTTCGTGCCCGACGGATCGAAGCACTCGGCGATGACCTCGAAGTCCTGGTCCGCCGTGACCGTGGGGACGGTGACGCGGCTCACGGCGCGGATGGTGCCGCGCGCCTTCTTATGGTAGGTCATCGACAGCGTCGTCACGATGCCGCGGATGTTCTCCGGCAGGCCGGCCATCATGGCGAGGCCCGAGGCCATCTCGGCTACGTTCATAAGGGCGATGGCGTGGACGCTGCCCAAGTGCTGGCGGTTGGCCCGGATGTCGGGGATTTCGACCTCCGCATGGCCGGGTTCGAGAACCTTGATGCGGGGCCGCACGGAGCCGGAGTAGGGCACGGTCCGGGCGAAGATCTTGGCGAAGAGCCACTCGCCGCCAGGGAGCGCGGAGAGGCGGCGCCAAAGGGACAGCAGGCGGGTGCCGGGAGAGGAGGCCATCGGGAAAAGCTCGCCGGGCGCCGGGGGGAAGGGAAGCGACGGCAGGCCGGACGCTGTCCCCCTTGTGAGGCGAGGTGCGATGGCGGTAGCGTCACGGGTATATCACGGGCAGGAATCCCCTTACACGGCGGAGCGCGAATGCGGGTGACGGGCGGCAGGCGATGGGCGCTGGTGGCGGCGACGGCAGTGCTGGGCGCGTCGGCGTGTGAGTCCCCCACGAAACCGCCGCCGGCGATTGCCTCGGTGGTGGTGGGGCCGGGCACGGCACTCATCGAGAGCGGCGCCTCGCTGCAGCTCGGCGTCGTCGTCACGGACGTCAACAGCAACCCGGTGACAAACCGTCCCGTGACCTGGACGTCCGCCGATACCAGCCTCGTCACCGTCACGTCCTCGGGCCTGGCGACGGCCAAGAACAACCGCACCAACACCAGCGCGTCGGTGCGCGTGACGGCCACCATCGGCGGCGTGTCGGACGATGCGGAACTGCTCGTGCAGCCGGTTGCGGCCGCGACGATCACGCTGGCGGCGCTCGCCGGGCCGATTGCCGAAGGGCAGACGCCGACGCTGACGTTCCAGGCGCGCGATGCCGGCGGCGGCCTGCTCTCCGGTCGCCAGCCATTCTGGGAGTCGCGCGACACGAACGTGGTGCAGGTGAGCGCCAATGGCCAGCTCACCCCGGTGGCGTTCATCGGGACCAGCAACCGCTCGGCGCGCGTGGTCGCCACGCTCGGGTCGGTGCGCGACTCGGTCCTGGTCAGCGTCGCGCCCTCCGCGTTGGCCTCGCTGGAGATCCAGCCGCAGCAGCCCTACCTGCGCCTCGGCTACACCAAGCGCCTGCGCGTCGTGGCGACGACGGCCGCGGGTTCGCGCATCACGGGCCTGCCGGCGACGTACACCTCGAGCAACGGTGCCGTGGTCACCACCACGGACGCAGGCCTCGTCACCGCCAGCACCAACACCACCGGCACCTCGCAGATCATCGCGACCTACGGCGCCGCGGCAGACACCGTGACGTTGACGGTCGACAACTGCGGCGCCGGGCCGGCCGGCACGTATCCAATTGAGTTGCGCAACGTGGGACCGGGCCTGAGCCCGGCGGTGCAGGAAGCCTTCGACTGCGCCCGGGCGCGCATCCAATCGGTGATCCGCGCGCCGATCTCGATCGTCACCTTCTCCACGGCGACCACGACACCCGCGAGTTGCTTCAGCCAGACCATCGATGCGGGAACGTCCACGGGCGGCGTCATCATCCTGATGCGCGTGGCGCCGATCGACGGCGTCGGTGCCGTCCTCGGCCGCGCCGGTCCGTGCTCGATCCGGTCCACGAGCCGCCTCGCCGTCATCGGCCTCATGGAGTTCGACGACGCCGACCTCAACAACCTCGTGACCAACGGCACGTTGCTGCCCGTCATCCTGCACGAGATGCTGCACGTGATCGGCCTCGGCTCGACGTGGCGCGATCCGCTCATCCCGAACATCTACACGGGCGACACGGGCGATCCGGGCTTCCTCGGCGAGCGCGCGACGCGCGCCTGCCGCGAGGAGCACGGTGGGACGCTCACCTGCGCCGTGCAGGTGCCGGTGGAGAACTGCGTCGGTATCCCAGGCTGCGGCGCCGGCACGCAGTACGGCCACTGGCGCGAGCTGACGTTCGACCACGAGCTAATGACGGGCTACATCGACCCGCCGCGTCCGCCGTTCTCGCGCATGTCCATGGCGGCGCTCGGTGACCTCGGCTACACCGTGGATATCGAACAAGCCGAGCACTACGTGATGCCGACGCCGACCTTGCGCGAGCGCGGCATTCTGAACCCGCAGAACCTGCGCCTCGGCTTGCAGTTGCCGGCGCCGGTGCTGCCGACCCAAACCGTCGACGCCCAAGGCCGCGTGCGGCCGCTCCTGCGCTGACGTTGACGTCACCCACGCCGCCGGTTCCGCCGGTCGCGCCTCGCCTCCCCGTGGAGCTCACGCTTCACGGGGAGCGTCGCGTCGACGACTACGCCTACTTCCGGGACCGCGAGCACCCGGAGACCATTCCGTACCTCGAGCGCGAGAACGCGTACACCGACGCGATGACCGCGCACACCAAGCCGCTCGAGGACGCGCTCTACGCTGAGATCGTCGCGCGCATCAAGGAGGACGACGACTCCGTGCCCGTGAAGGACGGCGGGTGGTTCTACCAGTCGCGCACCTTCAAGGGCAAGCAGTATCCCGTGCACCTGCGCCGGCGCGGCTCGCTTGACGCGCCGGAGGAGACGGTGCTCGATGAGAACGCGGAGGCCGAGGGGCTCGCGTACT is a window from the Pseudogemmatithrix spongiicola genome containing:
- a CDS encoding Ig-like domain-containing protein, producing MRVTGGRRWALVAATAVLGASACESPTKPPPAIASVVVGPGTALIESGASLQLGVVVTDVNSNPVTNRPVTWTSADTSLVTVTSSGLATAKNNRTNTSASVRVTATIGGVSDDAELLVQPVAAATITLAALAGPIAEGQTPTLTFQARDAGGGLLSGRQPFWESRDTNVVQVSANGQLTPVAFIGTSNRSARVVATLGSVRDSVLVSVAPSALASLEIQPQQPYLRLGYTKRLRVVATTAAGSRITGLPATYTSSNGAVVTTTDAGLVTASTNTTGTSQIIATYGAAADTVTLTVDNCGAGPAGTYPIELRNVGPGLSPAVQEAFDCARARIQSVIRAPISIVTFSTATTTPASCFSQTIDAGTSTGGVIILMRVAPIDGVGAVLGRAGPCSIRSTSRLAVIGLMEFDDADLNNLVTNGTLLPVILHEMLHVIGLGSTWRDPLIPNIYTGDTGDPGFLGERATRACREEHGGTLTCAVQVPVENCVGIPGCGAGTQYGHWRELTFDHELMTGYIDPPRPPFSRMSMAALGDLGYTVDIEQAEHYVMPTPTLRERGILNPQNLRLGLQLPAPVLPTQTVDAQGRVRPLLR
- a CDS encoding DUF4442 domain-containing protein, producing MASSPGTRLLSLWRRLSALPGGEWLFAKIFARTVPYSGSVRPRIKVLEPGHAEVEIPDIRANRQHLGSVHAIALMNVAEMASGLAMMAGLPENIRGIVTTLSMTYHKKARGTIRAVSRVTVPTVTADQDFEVIAECFDPSGTKVATGKVLWRLGPAR
- a CDS encoding NAD(P)H-dependent flavin oxidoreductase gives rise to the protein MAPRAGAMMETPFTRHAGVQVPLVCGPMYPCSNPELVAAVSEAGGLGIVQPISLTYVHGYEFRAGLRHIRSLTSKPIGFNALIEGNNKLYRERMSQWIDIALEEGVRFFLTSLGNPKWVCERVHAAGGVVYHDVTERKWAQKGVDGGVDGLVAVNKLAGGHAGRLSPEALFDELAPFGLPIVSAGGVGDAQEFTRQLRIGYAAVQLGTRFIATPECKASDAYKQAIIDAEADDIVMTERLTGVPVAVIRNPFIDRLGTSAGWFARWMLKGRKTKHWMRTFYALNSVRRLKKSLHSSDVSSDYWQAGRSVAGIHEVKPAGDIVREFAAALD